The Methanobrevibacter sp. TLL-48-HuF1 genomic sequence AGTAATAAATGGAATCTTTTGATAAAAATATCCTTTTAGCATTGATTAAAGCTAAAATAGCTACAATATTGTCTTCATAAAAACCTTTGGAGAATTTCAGATATTTAAATAAGCTTCTATGATAAATCTTATTCCATGGAGCTGTTGATAAAAATAGCTTAGGATTCTGCTTAATATCAGTTATTAATTTATTTTCCAAAGTATTTTGCTGGTGGATATTTATCGGTTCAACATAATCGCTTCCAGTGTATGTTTCCCAATTATAAATCAATAAATCTGCATTAAATTCATTTATTTTAGATAATGCATCTTCATATGCATTTTGTGATATAAAATCATCTGCATCCAAGTAAGTTACATAATCTGAGCTAACTTCCTTAAGAGCCATATTTCTGCTTTCACCGGGGCCCAGATTACTTTTATTTGAAATTAATTTAAAAGAGGGATATTTATCAGTATATTGGCTGATTATATCTAACGTACTGTCACAGGAATTATCATTGACTATTATAACTTCAATATTGTCTATTCCTAAGCTTTGGTCAACAACAGAATCCAAACATTCTTTAATATAATCCTCAGCATTGAAAACAGGAATAATGACACTTAATTTATAACTCATAATTTCACGATTTTCTTAAATTTACTTTTAATAGAAGTATCAGCTGACTGTTCTTTTAAATCATTGTTTTCTTGTGCTAAAACTTGATTTTCATGACGCAACTGTTCTATTACACCTTCATAATGATTAGCTAAAAATTCATAGTACAATTTCTTATAATTTAATTCGAACTCGATTCCATTGTTTGAAACATCTATTGCCTGATAAAATACCCTGTCATCAAAATGCCAGGTAGCTAAATGATTCTTGTTAACCTGATTTAGGGAAAAAAATTCATAATTTTCCTTTATTTTTTCAAGATATCTGTCTCTAAATCGTTCATCCAATCTTAAATAAACAAATTTGAGATTAATAACTGCAAATAAAATAAATTCATCCTTAAAACTTTCATAGATTTCATCTTCTTTTAAGAAATTTTCTATGGAAGTTAAAATCTTAAATATATCAAAGGATTTTTCAGTGCCTGTTGTGCAGATTGAATCATTTCTTATTCTGTAATTATAAATTGGAGTTCTGATAATTGAAACTTTATTTAATTTAAAAAAGATTTTGTAAAAGAAATAGGCATCTTCATAATTAAGTCCTTCCGGAAATCTAACAGCCAGTTTCTTTAGTGTTTTGACATCATATAATTTAATAGATTCATGAGGAATTCTAAATACAATTTCAGGGATGTTTTTATAGTTAAAATTCTTATTGTCAACTGATGAATCAAACATGTTTAATTTTGTAAAGTCATTTTCCTCATATTGCTTAGTTTCCTGATTAAAATATCTGTATGGGAAAATCACCATTTCAGAGTCCAGACTATTTGTCTGATTATATAATAATTCAAGGGCATTTAACTCTAACCAGTCATCAGAATCTAAAAATAGCAGATATCTGCCTTTAATATAATTCATTCCAGTATTTCTTGCACCGCTTAATCCTTTATTTTTCTGAGAAACTATTTTAAATCTTTCATCTTCAGATGCATATTCCTCTAAAATATCAATTGAAGAATCGTCAGATCCGTCATTTACACAGATTACTTCAAAATCTTCAAATGTCTGATTAGCTA encodes the following:
- a CDS encoding glycosyltransferase family 2 protein; this translates as MPQISVVVPVYNVEKYLRECLDSLANQTFEDFEVICVNDGSDDSSIDILEEYASEDERFKIVSQKNKGLSGARNTGMNYIKGRYLLFLDSDDWLELNALELLYNQTNSLDSEMVIFPYRYFNQETKQYEENDFTKLNMFDSSVDNKNFNYKNIPEIVFRIPHESIKLYDVKTLKKLAVRFPEGLNYEDAYFFYKIFFKLNKVSIIRTPIYNYRIRNDSICTTGTEKSFDIFKILTSIENFLKEDEIYESFKDEFILFAVINLKFVYLRLDERFRDRYLEKIKENYEFFSLNQVNKNHLATWHFDDRVFYQAIDVSNNGIEFELNYKKLYYEFLANHYEGVIEQLRHENQVLAQENNDLKEQSADTSIKSKFKKIVKL